A window of Kocuria sp. TGY1127_2 genomic DNA:
GCGGAGTCTGAAAGCTCCACCCCGAATTTCGGGTCCTTGGCATCAAGGTGGCCCATGACGAAAGGGATCACGTAGAGCGTGCGACCGCGCATGCAACCACGGTATTTCTCGGTCAGGGTCTCTTTCATCTCTTCCGGGTCCACCCAGTTATTCGTGGGCCCTGCGCCCTCGCGGGTTTTGGAGCAGATGAAAGTGCGTTCCTCGACGCGCGCAACATCCTCGGGATCGGAGAATGCGGCGAATGAGTTCGGGAACTTGTCTTCATTGAGCCGCACGAACGTGCCCGCGTCCACGAGTTCACTCGTGAGACGGTCCCATTCTTCCTGTGAACCATCCACCCAATGGATGGCATCCGGTTCAGTCAACTCGGCAACTTCACGAACCCAGTCCAGCAAAGGCTGGTACTTGGTGGGGGCGTTCTTCAGGGCCTCTTCCACGGCTGGCTTCAGCTTGTCGCTGTTTCCGACGACGATGTCAGTCATTAATTGTTCCCCTCAACAGGTTGCGGCCCTCTCAGGCCATCACTCACGACATTGTGTGGGGGGTGCTCGATATCCATATGGACTGTTGCTCGCTGCGCGCACAACAGGATCCAGCTCCATCCCTTGTGACATGACCACAGTAGCGTAAACCGAACATGCTGTTCCACGATCTCAATGGGGCACAGATCACAGGAGCTCGAGTTGGCGTTTCAGATACCCGCATGTAAGCTAGTACTCGGCCTTGAAACGGGAAGCCGTTCAGTGGCCGGGCGCCTGTAGCTCAACGGATAGAGCATCTGACTACGGATCAGAAGGTTGGGGGTTCGAATCCCTTCGGGCGCACATTATAGGAAGCCCCGTCATCGGAAGGTGACGGGGCTTCTCCCGTTAAGAGCCACTCGATCAAGGTCCCCGCTCCCATTGCCTGCTGTTTCACAATGACGAGCCGAATGGGGCGTGCTCGGCCGGCTTGCAGTTCACGATCGCGATCTGGCTGATGACGACGATCGAATCTGCGATCTGCCGGTCCACACGGACCCCCCCCCGAATCGACCCGGAGGAGCTGACTGCGCGAGCCCGCCGAGCGGAACGGACGTCCGGCCCGCGGCATGCCCGCCCGAGGAATTCCTCGGGCGGGCCGAAATCGCGATGGGACTTCGACGGTGCGGGAGAACTGCACCCTGGACCGATACCCACGGTCCGGAGCGACTCAGGACCGGGTGGTGACCCGCGCCATTCAGCCGGGCAGCCCCGTCGTCGTCCGACCGATCGAGGCGTATACGAATCCCGCCTCGGCCACGCGCTCCGGGTCGTACAGGTTGCGGCCGTCCACGATGACCCGGCCACGCATTGCCCGGGAGAGCGAGGCGGTATCGAACACCCGGAATTCCTCCCACTCGGTGCAGATCACCAACGCATCCGCACCCTCGACGGAATCCTCCTTCGTCTCCGCGTAGATCACTCGACCCTCGTCTTGGCCCACGGCGGCCCGGAACGAGTCCGCGGCGACGGGATCATAGACACGCACCGTGGATCCGACGGCCAGCAAAGATCGGACGACGTCGAGCGAAGGAGCCTCCCGCACGTCGTCCGTCTTGGGCTTGAAGCTCAAACCCCACACCGCCACGATCTTGCCCTCCAGAGAAGGAACCAGCGAGGAGAGTTTCTGGAACAAGAGCGTCTTCTGTTCCGCGTTGACGTCTTCGACGGCCTTCAGCATGCGCGGCGTACGTCCCGCGTCGCGAGCCACGTGCGCTAGGGCCGCGATGTCCTTAGGGAAACAGGATCGGCCATACCCGGCGCCCGCGTAGAGAAACGGCTGGCCGATACGGGAGTCCGAGCCGACCCCCAGGCGCACCTTTTCGATGTCAGCGCCCGTTGCTTCGGCAATGCCCGCGATCTCGTTCATCAGACTGATCTTGGCGGCCAGCATTGCATTCGCCGCGTACTTGGTGAGCTCGGCGGAGGCGACGTCCATGGCGATGATCTTCTCGCGCTGACGGTTGAAGGGTTCGTAGATCTCCCGGAGAACCGTCGCGTCGCGATCGTTCGCGGTGCCGATGACGACACGCTCACCGTGCTTGAAGTCCGCGATCGCCGTCCCCTCCTTGAGGAACTCCGGGTTGGAGGCCACACCCACGCGCGGGCTCTCCCCCTCGGGATACCGCTGGTTCAGCTCGCGCCGAATGGCCTCACCGACCCGAGCGGCCGTGCCTACGGGCACCGTGGACTTGTTGATGACCAGCATGTCGCGGTTTGCACGCCGACCGATTTCCTGGGCCACGGCGTCGACGGCGCGCAGGTCCGCCGAACCATCAGTGGCCTGGGGTGTACCCACCGCGATGAATACGGCCTCTACGCCGTCCAGGGCTTCACCGGCGTCGGTGGTGAAGTGCAACCGGTCATTTTCCAGATTCCTGGCGAGGAGGCGGTCGAGGCCCGGCTCGAAGATCGGGGATTCGCCGCCCTGCAGGCGGCGTACGCGGGCGGCGTCGACGTCGACGCATGTCACCTCGTGCCCACCATCCGCCAAACACGCACTTGTGACCAGTCCCACGTAACCGGAACCGAACACCGCAATCTGCATCGATGCATTCCTTTCTTCTGTTTTCGGTGGGGCCGGAGACCCACGGGGATTCGAAGCAGCATGGCCCCCGCCCACACTCGTACCCCGGATGATTTCCGTAGGCTACTCCCCGGTACACTAGGATAACTCCCGCCTCATGCGGCCTCCGCACGCGCAAAGGGAACGGCCGCAGTTCGGAAAACTAAGATCCCTGCCCAACGGGAGAACTCACGTCCTGGTCGGGATCTGCCCCGTGTCATTCGGCGGAACATCAGCCAGAGGCAACACCGATTCGAGTCAAAAGGCTTAGGACTTCAGCCCATAGCCGCAGAAGAGCGTGGAGCATCGACCGAATCCGGTCAGTCCGAATCGGGAGCATGGCCCGATCGAATCCACGAACGGGGACCGGCCAGATTAGTTCGGTCAAATCGCCAGATCGAGCGGGAGATCCGAGATGTCGCGGAGTCGCCGGCCTTGAACCATCGTGTGAAGGAGCTCGGCGCCGGCCGGGTCGGTCTCGGGGTCGATCGCATCCAACAATTCGTGCAGCGCGAAGTGGTAGACGCAGTCCAGGTCCCCCGTGCCGAGGGCCACCGAGGCGATGCGTGAAGGCATCGGCTCCCCCGTGACCAGCACCAGGTGGGGGATACGGCCCCGACGGTTCCGGATGAGGTGACGGGCTTCGGCCTTTATCTGTTCGGCACGGTCACTGCGGAGCGTCCACTTGCAGGAGACCACGGCGTGCAAAAGCAGTTTGGACTGGACGGCGGACCGCAAGGGACTCGAGGAGGCCAGCGGTCCCATCGGATCCACCAGTCGAGCCGAACCGTTGAGCTCCGAATCCGAGACGGGGTGACGTGCGATGACGACATCGGGGGCCATGATCTCGGCGTCGTGACCCATGAGAGCCCGGAGGTCGCGACGCCCGAGGATGGACTCGCGCATTCCGGGCAAGTGGTCGTACTGCTCGAAGATTTCGGAAGCGTCCTCTATACCGGTCCACTCCTCGCGGTCCCCGAGGCGTCGCACGACCCAGTCGCCCGGCCTCACGGCGTCGAGCGCCTGCGTGACCGACTTGAGATACGCGGCCACGGCCCGCTCGAAATTCCGGCTGACGCCTTTGCCGGGTGCGCGCGAGATCTCGGGCACGCCACCGATGCCGTCGGCCACGAAGCGTGCGTACCGGATGCTCGAAGGGGAGTCCTTGTCCGCGTTGGAAGGAACACCGCTCGCCGGGTTCAGGACCAGCACGCGCTCGTCCAGCAGCACCCGGTGGAAAACCCGACGAGCACGATCCAGAAGGTACTCGGGCTTGGACCGGTGGAAGGCGGCGACCTCAGCTCGGGTCATCTCCGCCTTCGCCTCGTCCAGATTCGGCGGCCCGGCAGTGGCGGCGATGCTCGCGGAGGTCGAGGCCGGGCCTGCCGGCGCTTCTGCACCCTCCGCTCCCGAGGCGCTGACGTGGTCCCCTGTGGTCCGTCGATTCGCTTCTTCGACGACCTTCCGGGCGGTTTTTCCGCCCGCCACACCGGATGCACCAGGCTGAGTCCGCATGCCGCCCGAGCGACGGCCCGCCTTCCCGGATTCCTCGAATTCGGTCAGGTCGAGGGAGAACAGGAACTGTTCTTCCGGTTCGTCGTGCGGATGCTTGGGACTCATGCGACCTCCTGAAGATCGGATCAGTCGCCAGGTTACTGGAGAAGTCGCGTACTCGGGTCGCGCTATGTTTCCGGTCACTCCTTGTGAAGAGTCGTTTACGCCGACACCGGAGCCCCACCTAGACTGTTTCGAAAGAGATTTTCGATCCAACCTGGAGAGCAATGAGCATCAATATCACCGTGGTCGATGAGTCCGGAGAGGCTCAGGAAGTGGAGTGGAAGGACAACCAGACACTCCTCGAATGCCTGCACAAGAACCAGTATCCGGTTCTGGCCACGTGCGGCGGAAACGCATCGTGCGCAACCTGCCATACCTTCATGGACCCCGAACACTTCGAAGCCGGCGGCGACGAACGCACGGAAGCGGAAGAAGACCTGCTCGAGATGATCGACGACGTCGCGAACGACTACTCGCGGCTGGCATGCCAGACCGAATACAAGGACGAGCTCGACGGCGCAACGGTGACTCTCAAGCCCGGGATGTAGCCTAGGTGGCTCTTGCGGCGTCATCTTGTCGAACGCCACATTCGGTGGAAGCGGTGGAACCGCTCTGTTAATACGCATAATCTAATGCCATGGCTCATGACACCACTCGACGCTTTCGAACGTCGCTCACGGGGGTAGCCTTCGCGGCATTGCTCCTCGGAGCTAGCGCGTGTTCTTCTGGCGACTCCCAAGGGCAGCACGAATCCGCGTCGTCTTCCGATTCCGCATCATCGTCGACGTCAAGCCCCGCCCCGTCGCCCTCCGCAACCTCTGCCAAATCCAACCCTGAGCCCGGCTCCTCGACGCCCGCACCCACGCCGACCGTCACCGAGCAGTCTCCGACACAAGAGCCTTCGGGCACCTCGTCCCAGGCACCGTCGGAAGCTCAGCCGAGCGAGCCCACGCCGA
This region includes:
- a CDS encoding NgoMIV family type II restriction endonuclease — translated: MSPKHPHDEPEEQFLFSLDLTEFEESGKAGRRSGGMRTQPGASGVAGGKTARKVVEEANRRTTGDHVSASGAEGAEAPAGPASTSASIAATAGPPNLDEAKAEMTRAEVAAFHRSKPEYLLDRARRVFHRVLLDERVLVLNPASGVPSNADKDSPSSIRYARFVADGIGGVPEISRAPGKGVSRNFERAVAAYLKSVTQALDAVRPGDWVVRRLGDREEWTGIEDASEIFEQYDHLPGMRESILGRRDLRALMGHDAEIMAPDVVIARHPVSDSELNGSARLVDPMGPLASSSPLRSAVQSKLLLHAVVSCKWTLRSDRAEQIKAEARHLIRNRRGRIPHLVLVTGEPMPSRIASVALGTGDLDCVYHFALHELLDAIDPETDPAGAELLHTMVQGRRLRDISDLPLDLAI
- a CDS encoding 2Fe-2S iron-sulfur cluster-binding protein, whose translation is MSINITVVDESGEAQEVEWKDNQTLLECLHKNQYPVLATCGGNASCATCHTFMDPEHFEAGGDERTEAEEDLLEMIDDVANDYSRLACQTEYKDELDGATVTLKPGM
- a CDS encoding UDP-glucose/GDP-mannose dehydrogenase family protein, which codes for MQIAVFGSGYVGLVTSACLADGGHEVTCVDVDAARVRRLQGGESPIFEPGLDRLLARNLENDRLHFTTDAGEALDGVEAVFIAVGTPQATDGSADLRAVDAVAQEIGRRANRDMLVINKSTVPVGTAARVGEAIRRELNQRYPEGESPRVGVASNPEFLKEGTAIADFKHGERVVIGTANDRDATVLREIYEPFNRQREKIIAMDVASAELTKYAANAMLAAKISLMNEIAGIAEATGADIEKVRLGVGSDSRIGQPFLYAGAGYGRSCFPKDIAALAHVARDAGRTPRMLKAVEDVNAEQKTLLFQKLSSLVPSLEGKIVAVWGLSFKPKTDDVREAPSLDVVRSLLAVGSTVRVYDPVAADSFRAAVGQDEGRVIYAETKEDSVEGADALVICTEWEEFRVFDTASLSRAMRGRVIVDGRNLYDPERVAEAGFVYASIGRTTTGLPG